A window of Infirmifilum lucidum contains these coding sequences:
- a CDS encoding beta-CASP ribonuclease aCPSF1 translates to MTSIAREVREAIFSNLPPNAEITKIDFEGPKIAIYTRRPQIFLENDGELIKRIAKTIRKRVIVRGDETSRLDEKTASEIINSLIPKETGLKNIYFNESIGEVEIELLYPERVEQAILTRIFVETLWYPRVLRRPPVVSRSVREIREIYHAEVENRRRFLRDLGDRVYRKPIFKTDRVRIAALGAFQEVGRSAILVQTPETNILLDAGLKPTGNSDELPMFDLPEFDVDSLDAVVVTHAHLDHIGALPLLFKYGYKGPVYMTEPTLHLAKLLFEDYIKVSEKEGKPLLFSTREISSVILHTYTLNYGEVTDIAPEVRLTLYRAGHILGSALVHLHIGEGLINLVYTGDLKFARTMLLDPAHTKFPRAEVLIVESTYGSKNDILPSEEEARLELAKIILETIEKKGIVLIPVLAVGRAQEVLLAILDLIRNKIIPPVPIFIEGMIDEVSAVHMTFPEYLSLTVRNQVYNDQNPFTSENIHVYRGENKEEVTSTRPAIVLATSGMLTGGPVLEYLKILADDPNSSLVFVSYQVEGTLGRKILQGLRKLTFSNEGGKTITKDLKMGVYRVEGFSGHSDRRQLEAFLRRMEPTPRTVILNHGEKNKIEEFRSYLLSDWFRKKTRLSFNVLAPQNAESVRIV, encoded by the coding sequence GTGACGTCTATAGCTAGAGAAGTTCGAGAGGCAATATTCAGCAATCTCCCGCCCAATGCGGAAATAACAAAGATAGACTTCGAAGGGCCGAAAATAGCCATTTACACCAGGAGGCCGCAGATTTTCCTGGAGAACGACGGTGAGCTGATAAAGAGGATTGCAAAGACCATAAGGAAGAGAGTAATTGTAAGAGGAGACGAGACATCCAGATTGGACGAAAAGACAGCCAGCGAAATAATAAACTCCTTGATACCAAAGGAGACCGGACTTAAAAACATCTACTTCAACGAGTCGATAGGCGAGGTAGAAATAGAGCTCCTCTACCCGGAGAGAGTCGAGCAGGCGATTCTAACTAGGATATTCGTCGAGACACTGTGGTACCCGCGGGTTTTACGCAGACCTCCAGTAGTGAGCAGGAGCGTCCGCGAAATACGAGAAATATACCACGCCGAAGTTGAAAATAGGAGAAGGTTTCTGAGGGATCTAGGCGACAGGGTGTACCGTAAACCTATCTTCAAGACGGATCGTGTGAGGATAGCCGCTCTGGGAGCCTTCCAGGAAGTGGGGAGAAGTGCCATTCTCGTTCAAACGCCAGAGACCAACATACTCCTGGATGCGGGCCTGAAACCAACAGGTAACTCTGATGAGCTGCCGATGTTCGACCTCCCAGAGTTTGACGTAGACTCGCTGGACGCAGTCGTAGTAACACACGCACACCTAGACCACATCGGCGCCCTGCCTCTACTATTCAAGTATGGATACAAGGGACCCGTGTACATGACTGAGCCTACGTTGCACCTGGCTAAACTTCTCTTTGAGGATTATATCAAAGTCTCTGAGAAGGAGGGAAAACCCCTATTGTTCTCGACGCGTGAAATATCTTCAGTCATCTTACACACATACACTCTAAACTACGGGGAAGTTACAGACATCGCGCCTGAGGTAAGATTAACGCTCTATAGGGCTGGGCACATACTGGGGTCAGCACTAGTCCACCTTCACATAGGTGAAGGGCTGATAAACTTAGTCTACACGGGCGACTTGAAGTTTGCGCGAACAATGCTTCTAGATCCAGCACATACGAAGTTTCCGAGAGCCGAGGTTCTTATCGTGGAGTCAACCTACGGCAGTAAAAACGATATTTTACCCAGCGAAGAAGAAGCGCGCCTCGAGCTAGCCAAAATAATCCTCGAGACCATTGAGAAGAAAGGCATCGTGCTAATACCAGTCCTAGCTGTCGGGAGAGCGCAAGAAGTCTTGCTAGCAATACTGGATCTTATTAGGAACAAGATTATACCTCCTGTCCCAATATTCATCGAAGGCATGATAGACGAAGTTTCTGCCGTCCACATGACTTTCCCAGAATACCTGTCACTAACTGTTAGGAACCAAGTATACAATGACCAGAACCCCTTCACCTCCGAAAACATTCACGTCTACCGGGGCGAGAACAAAGAAGAAGTTACAAGCACGAGGCCTGCCATAGTGTTGGCGACTTCCGGTATGCTCACAGGTGGCCCTGTACTCGAGTACTTAAAAATACTAGCTGATGACCCTAACAGTAGCCTTGTATTCGTAAGCTACCAGGTTGAGGGGACGCTTGGCAGAAAAATACTCCAAGGCCTGAGAAAACTAACGTTCTCCAATGAGGGGGGCAAGACGATCACAAAAGACTTGAAGATGGGCGTGTACAGGGTCGAAGGCTTTTCAGGCCACAGTGATAGGAGGCAGCTAGAAGCCTTTCTGAGGAGGATGGAGCCCACACCCCGTACTGTGATTTTAAACCACGGGGAGAAGAATAAGATAGAGGAATTCCGATCCTATCTCTTGAGTGACTGGTTCAGGAAGAAGACGCGTCTAAGCTTCAACGTGCTAGCCCCGCAAAACGCTGAAAGTGTGAGAATTGTCTAG
- a CDS encoding UPF0179 family protein, with protein MVTPLFAKPGTVFQPLITSRCLECPYFNACLGNLRPLVSYRVIGFRKHVVHCPALSEDLVTVEVEELPARLVMNSRYVMPGAVVYYQKPDCDKEVEGCNPVFVEERERVRILREIEKVGNELSVVEVEFIDPPHPRLWLLAKQKFLGRKAGHRSE; from the coding sequence ATGGTTACACCTCTATTCGCTAAACCTGGCACAGTGTTCCAGCCTCTTATCACTTCTCGATGCCTGGAATGTCCGTATTTCAATGCCTGTCTTGGGAACTTGCGACCACTCGTGAGCTATAGGGTAATTGGCTTCAGGAAGCACGTTGTGCATTGCCCCGCACTTTCCGAAGACCTAGTTACTGTCGAAGTTGAAGAATTGCCGGCCCGGTTGGTGATGAATTCTAGGTATGTGATGCCTGGAGCTGTTGTGTACTATCAGAAGCCTGACTGCGACAAAGAAGTAGAGGGATGTAACCCTGTTTTCGTCGAAGAAAGAGAGCGCGTAAGAATACTCAGGGAGATCGAGAAAGTAGGGAACGAGCTGTCAGTCGTCGAAGTAGAGTTTATTGACCCCCCTCACCCTCGGCTTTGGCTTCTTGCGAAGCAGAAGTTTCTTGGGAGGAAGGCTGGGCACCGGTCTGAGTAG
- a CDS encoding peptidylprolyl isomerase, producing MSSEDKRFVLVNYTISILDESGEKIIETTFENVAKEHNLQTQGVFEPELVIIGEGLLFKPVEEALRELKEGESKEVILEPSQAFGERDPKNIRVIPAREFTRQGVVPRVGEEIEVGGQRGRIIRVGGGRVTVDFNHPFAGKKVKTFLKLEKVIVSDEEKIKELFHRWFRGIPREQISAEVKDGEATISVPAVALLHENSYHLINAFIRDVEKYLPRITSINLVFGFRIERSQARESTQTGAQPSSQETSASQEAKAEGEGGQ from the coding sequence ATGAGCTCGGAGGATAAACGATTCGTCCTAGTTAACTACACAATAAGCATACTGGATGAAAGTGGCGAGAAAATCATAGAGACCACGTTCGAAAACGTCGCCAAAGAACACAATCTTCAAACACAGGGCGTTTTCGAGCCAGAGCTTGTAATAATTGGAGAAGGCCTTCTCTTCAAACCCGTCGAAGAGGCACTGAGAGAGTTGAAAGAAGGTGAGTCTAAAGAGGTTATTCTCGAGCCGTCTCAGGCTTTCGGCGAGAGAGACCCAAAGAACATTAGAGTAATACCGGCACGCGAGTTTACCCGACAGGGAGTTGTACCGAGAGTTGGTGAAGAAATTGAGGTTGGAGGGCAGAGAGGGAGGATTATAAGAGTTGGAGGGGGTCGCGTAACTGTAGATTTCAACCATCCATTTGCCGGGAAGAAGGTGAAGACTTTTCTAAAACTGGAAAAGGTAATTGTGAGCGACGAGGAGAAGATTAAAGAGCTTTTCCATAGGTGGTTTAGAGGAATTCCGCGAGAACAAATAAGTGCCGAGGTAAAGGATGGTGAGGCTACTATAAGCGTCCCAGCTGTAGCTTTACTCCACGAAAACTCTTATCACCTCATAAACGCGTTTATAAGAGACGTCGAGAAGTATCTCCCTCGTATAACGTCTATAAATCTGGTCTTCGGGTTCAGGATAGAACGGAGTCAGGCAAGGGAATCTACTCAGACCGGTGCCCAGCCTTCCTCCCAAGAAACTTCTGCTTCGCAAGAAGCCAAAGCCGAGGGTGAGGGGGGTCAATAA
- the moaC gene encoding cyclic pyranopterin monophosphate synthase MoaC: protein MSGEVRVSMVDITEKPVVYREATARGFIRLRKETVNAIREGKVPKGDVLNVARIAAVQAVKRTWDLLPLCHPIPITSVSVDFNVREDGVEVTVTVKATSKTGVEMEALTGASIALLTVWDMVKALEKDERGQYPYTSIQEIKVVEKIKRA from the coding sequence ATGAGTGGAGAAGTAAGGGTGAGTATGGTTGACATTACCGAGAAGCCTGTAGTCTACAGAGAAGCTACGGCTAGGGGCTTTATACGTCTCAGAAAGGAGACCGTCAACGCCATACGTGAGGGGAAGGTTCCTAAAGGGGACGTACTTAATGTAGCGCGTATAGCGGCAGTACAGGCAGTAAAGAGAACCTGGGATTTACTTCCTCTATGCCACCCCATCCCCATAACATCGGTGAGTGTGGACTTTAACGTTAGAGAAGATGGCGTCGAGGTAACTGTCACTGTGAAAGCCACATCTAAAACCGGTGTCGAGATGGAGGCTTTAACAGGTGCTTCTATCGCGCTCCTAACAGTGTGGGATATGGTGAAAGCATTAGAGAAAGACGAGAGAGGGCAATATCCCTACACGTCGATCCAGGAGATAAAAGTTGTGGAGAAAATTAAGAGAGCCTAG
- the psmB gene encoding archaeal proteasome endopeptidase complex subunit beta — MLGGKLPVGALKGTTTVGIAGSDFVVLAADRRATSGYFIASKQVWKIHEIDSHVAATIAGAVGDAQQLVDRLRAEARYYRATNGEGITIRSLATLASLILFSYRPILVVQMLIGGIDSEGPSLYSIDWLGTVTREKFSATGSGSPFAVSMLEHEYRDNLSLDEAVQLAVKAVRIALSRDPGSGEGVDVATITRSGINFRRI; from the coding sequence ATGCTCGGAGGAAAACTTCCAGTAGGCGCCCTCAAGGGGACAACTACTGTCGGGATAGCTGGGTCAGACTTCGTCGTGCTAGCAGCTGACAGGCGGGCCACTAGCGGGTACTTCATAGCTAGCAAGCAAGTTTGGAAGATTCACGAAATAGACTCGCATGTAGCCGCAACAATCGCGGGTGCAGTAGGCGATGCCCAGCAATTGGTTGATCGGCTACGGGCAGAGGCAAGGTACTATAGAGCTACGAATGGTGAGGGCATAACCATAAGAAGCCTGGCCACCCTCGCCTCCCTGATACTCTTCAGCTACCGTCCGATTCTAGTCGTCCAGATGCTCATTGGCGGTATTGACTCTGAGGGGCCCTCACTCTACTCGATTGACTGGCTGGGAACAGTTACTCGTGAAAAGTTCTCAGCTACAGGCTCCGGCTCTCCCTTCGCAGTATCCATGCTTGAACACGAATACCGCGATAACCTGTCGCTAGACGAGGCTGTCCAGCTTGCAGTAAAAGCGGTAAGGATAGCTCTCTCGCGAGACCCCGGTAGTGGCGAAGGAGTGGACGTTGCAACCATCACACGTAGTGGTATTAACTTCCGCCGCATATAG
- a CDS encoding PUA domain-containing protein — MTRYKLSKKDKKALVDEAVREVGAEIAKIIDSSEDVEVAKVKYAGLTDLFFADGVVALARFENVGLIPSLYLIYKRGVVPNYPSVLVDQGAVPRILNGADVMVPGIKAIEGYFHVGEKVIVRELDKGRVIAIGVSLMSKEEVESSQKGKAIRTLHYLGDEIWELSSR, encoded by the coding sequence GTGACGAGATACAAGTTGAGCAAGAAAGACAAGAAGGCACTGGTAGATGAAGCAGTGAGGGAAGTAGGAGCTGAGATAGCGAAGATTATTGACTCTAGTGAAGACGTAGAGGTGGCAAAGGTGAAGTATGCTGGCTTAACAGATCTCTTTTTCGCTGATGGAGTAGTTGCACTGGCGAGGTTCGAGAACGTAGGCCTAATACCCAGCCTGTACCTTATCTACAAGAGGGGCGTCGTCCCTAACTATCCCTCTGTGCTTGTCGACCAGGGGGCTGTGCCGCGGATTCTAAACGGAGCTGACGTGATGGTTCCAGGCATAAAAGCCATCGAGGGCTATTTCCACGTTGGGGAGAAAGTCATAGTGAGAGAACTGGATAAAGGAAGGGTTATCGCCATAGGTGTCAGCTTGATGTCAAAAGAAGAAGTGGAAAGTTCGCAGAAGGGTAAAGCAATCAGGACATTGCACTACTTAGGCGACGAAATTTGGGAACTATCTTCCCGCTAG
- a CDS encoding molybdenum cofactor biosynthesis protein, whose product MQVKVKFISLFRDIVGHSDDVLEVPEAENTLSRVLSIISEKYPRLKEYISSGEFVVLVNSKVAEPNDSVREGDEVIIMPPISGGSHFAFVDRVDPIALLDGMLKALDDKAGAVAIFIGRVKGVVDGKIVNELHYETLEPLSTSTLAKIGEEESQKHMLLYTAIYHKRGPAKPGEPVLFIGVAAEGRREALEALREVLERVKHEAYVWKLERREDGEYWIIGDRKRVPRLS is encoded by the coding sequence ATGCAGGTAAAGGTAAAGTTTATCTCTCTTTTCCGCGATATCGTAGGGCATAGTGACGATGTTCTCGAGGTTCCAGAAGCCGAGAACACGCTAAGTAGAGTTTTGTCCATCATCTCGGAGAAGTACCCGCGCCTCAAGGAATACATCAGCAGTGGCGAGTTCGTAGTGCTTGTAAACTCCAAAGTCGCGGAGCCAAACGATAGCGTACGCGAGGGAGACGAGGTTATCATTATGCCCCCAATTTCCGGGGGGTCTCACTTCGCGTTCGTCGACAGAGTGGATCCGATTGCACTATTAGACGGCATGTTGAAAGCTTTAGACGATAAAGCCGGGGCAGTCGCCATATTCATTGGGAGAGTCAAGGGAGTCGTTGACGGAAAGATTGTCAATGAGCTCCACTACGAGACTCTAGAACCTCTATCGACATCTACTCTCGCAAAAATAGGTGAGGAGGAGTCACAGAAGCATATGCTACTCTACACGGCGATATACCACAAGAGGGGGCCTGCAAAGCCGGGCGAACCTGTGCTATTTATAGGCGTTGCAGCCGAGGGGAGAAGAGAGGCGCTTGAAGCCTTGAGAGAGGTTCTTGAGCGGGTAAAACACGAGGCCTACGTGTGGAAGCTGGAGCGAAGAGAGGATGGCGAGTACTGGATTATAGGGGACAGGAAGAGGGTTCCTAGGCTCTCTTAA
- a CDS encoding MogA/MoaB family molybdenum cofactor biosynthesis protein — translation MSEQHKKEALKTVKFAFVTVSTSRYGALRRGEEVNDISFRKAREIIEKSGHILTRYILVPDSPRLILSAIDALLDEHDVDAIIVSGGTGPTPDDLTVQTLRPLFEKELEGFGDLFRLVSSKEVGSSSYLSNATAGIIAGKVVFCLPGSPGAVEKALRELIIPEVGHILSLARRVI, via the coding sequence ATGAGCGAGCAGCACAAGAAAGAAGCCTTGAAAACAGTAAAATTCGCGTTCGTTACAGTTAGTACCTCGAGGTACGGTGCCCTGCGGAGAGGAGAGGAAGTGAACGACATCTCCTTCCGAAAAGCCAGAGAAATTATAGAGAAATCGGGCCACATCCTAACCCGCTACATTCTCGTCCCAGATAGCCCGCGTCTAATCCTTTCAGCTATCGATGCCCTGCTGGACGAGCACGACGTCGACGCAATAATTGTTAGTGGAGGAACAGGTCCTACACCAGACGATTTGACCGTTCAGACTCTAAGGCCTTTGTTTGAGAAAGAGCTAGAGGGCTTCGGGGACTTATTCAGGCTTGTGAGTAGTAAGGAGGTTGGCTCCTCGAGCTACCTCTCCAATGCAACTGCAGGGATAATAGCCGGTAAAGTAGTCTTCTGCCTGCCCGGGTCTCCTGGTGCCGTTGAAAAAGCTCTCAGGGAGCTGATTATACCTGAAGTAGGCCACATTTTAAGCCTAGCGAGGAGAGTCATATGA